The Pseudomonas sp. FP198 genomic interval GTCATCGACGCCATCGGGCCGGAGGTCTGGCGCATCTATGTCATTGACGATGCCTGCCCGGACGGTTCGGGCGGGCATGTCCTGGCCTCATGTAACGACCCTCGGGTCAAGGTGCTGCCCCATGACATCAACAAAGGTGTCGGGGGTGCGGTCATGACCGGCTATCGAGCCGCCCTCGCTGACGGCGCAAGTATCATCGTCAAGGTCGACGGCGACGGTCAGATGGACCCGACCCTGATTCCGCTGTTCATCGAACCGATCCTGGCGGGTGAAGCCGACTACACCAAGGGCAATCGGTTTTTCGACCTGGAGGAAGTCCAGTCGATGCCGCGAATTCGTCTGTTCGGCAATGCCGTGTTGTCGTTGATGGCCAAACTGTCGACGGGTTACTGGGATCTGTTCGACCCGACCAACGGCTATACCGCGATTCACCGTGACGTCGCCAGGCTGCTGCCCCTGGACAAGGTCAGCCAACGCTATTTTTTCGAGACCGACATCCTGTTCCGCCTGAACACCGTGCGCGCGGTGGTGGTGGATATTCCGATGGAAGCCCGCTACGGCGATGAAGTCAGTCACCTGAAGATCTCAAAGATCGTCGGCGAATTCCTCTTCAAGCACCTGCGCAACTTCACCAAGCGCGTGCTCTACAACTACTACTTGCGCGACATGTCCCTGGCTTCGATCGAGCTGCCGGTCGGCATCCTGATGTTCGTGTTCGGCATCCTGTTCGGCAGTTATCACTGGTTCGAGTCGGCGCAGCATGGCGTCGCGACGCCAGCCGGCACTGTGATGCTCAGCGCATTGCCGATGCTCATGGGGCTGCAATTGATCATGGCGTTTCTCGGTTACGACATCGCTTCGGTCCCCAACAGGCCTCGGCATTCCAGGCGTAGGGCTACTTCATTGCGGGAAGAAAAGTCATTAAAGCGCTAAGAGATTTTTTATCCGACCCATCACTCAAGACGCTGGATGTCGATGGCTGCGAACGTCTTGAACTTCACGGCAAAGTGCTTGAGCGCAAGCAAATGCTTCGGGACGTCTTCGTAGAGTTCCACCACGCGTTCCGTCGACTGGCAGACCGCTATTTCCAGGCCGGGGGGCTTGAGGTGGAGTTGGGAGCGGGCATCGCGCCCATGCGCGACTCATACCCGCAAGTGTTGGCCACGGACGTTGTCGCCAGTGAGAAACTCGACATGGCGCTCGATGCCCAGGCAATGAGCCTGGACGATGATTCGGTCAGGGCCTTTTATGGCCAGAACTGTTTTCACCACTTTCCTCATCCCGAACGGTTTTTCACGGAGCTGGAAAGGACACTCAGGATCGGCGGCGGGGCCATTCTGATCGAGCCCTTTCACGGCCCCTTTGCCGCGTTCCTCTATAAGCGCCTGTTCAAGTCCGAAGGCTTCGACATGCACTTCCCCTCTTGGCATACACCGGCGACCGGCCCCATGAACGGCGCCAACCAGGCCCTCAGCTACATCGTTTTCGTTCGCGACCGGCAGGCGTTCGAGCGTAAGTACCCGGGCCTGGAGATCGTCCACCAGGAAATCTGCGGCAACTACCTGCGGTATCTGGTTTCCGGTGGCCTGAACTTTCGCCAGCTGTTGCCTGACGTATTCATCCCTGTGCTCAAGGTCATCGAAAAACTGCTGTATCCGTTGCGCCGGATATTGGCCTTGCACCACATCGTGGTGATCCGGAGGACGTCTTGACCTTTTTCCGATACGGCGCCATCCAACTCGTGGCCTATGGGCTGGACATGGGGATCTTCTTGCTGCTGGTCGCGCTATTCGCCGACCAACCCGTGCTGGCCAACGTCGCCGGCAAAGTCGTGGCCGGGACGTTCGCGTTCTTTTCGCATCGGCATTTCACGTTCCTGTCGACACGCGTCGGCAGCAAGGCTCAAGCACTGCGCTATTTTTCATTGCTCGCCATCAATATTCCGCTCGCTTCGGTGCTGCTCAGCGCGGGGCTGTACTTCATCGACAACCCTGTCCCGGTGAAATTTGTCAGCGACGTGATCTGCGTAGCGCTGACCTACTGGATCAGCAAGCGGTTCGTGTTTCGTACCGATACGCACCCGCCGGCTCCCGCTGACCGAGCCGAAGGCGCACGACCATGACGCTACTGATTACCGGTGCGACCGGCTACATCGGACAACGCTTGAGTGCCCTCGCGGCGGCAAGCGGTCACGAGGTCATTTGCGCCACCCGCCAGCCGTGCCCTGCCCCCTATGCCTGGCTGCCTTATGACCTGCGGGGCCCGGCGCCCGAATGCCCGGCTGGCACTCAGGCGCTGATCCATCTGGCGGCCGACACATCACCCGATACTGACACTAACGCGGACGCTGAAATAAACGCGGCCCTGGCGCTGATCGATTGCGCCCGACAAGGCTCGGCCAGGTTCATCTTCATTTCCAGTCAAACCGCCGAGGCCACGGCCCCGAGCGTTTATGGCCGGACCAAGTGGCGTATCGAGCAGCATGTGCTTGCCGCCGGGGGCACCGTAATCCGCCCCGGACAAGTGTACGGCGGCCCCGAACGCGGGCTTTTTGGTCTGTTGACCGGGCTGGTTCGCCGGAGCCCGTTCATTCCGACCCTCATGCCAGCGCCTCGCGTGCAGCCGATCCATGTCGACGACCTCGCGGCCGCGATACTGGCCATCGCCGAGCGGGACGACACTCACGGTGAGGTCCTCAATCTGGGCGCCGTGAAACCGATTGCCTTTGGCTTGTTCCTGGGCGCAATCGCGACGCACCGGGTCCGCGCCACTCGCCTGCCAATCCCCGTGCCGGTGGCATTGCTCAGGCTGTTGCGGCTGATACTCGGACGATCCTTGAGCAGAAAACTCGGCCTGGAGCGGATCTTTTCCCTTATTCATCTGCCGCCCATGGACACCGAGCGTTCCCTGGAAAAACTCGGCATCGCGTTGCGCCCCCTTGCCCACGGCATGCATCGCTCCGGTCATGGGCAACGTCGAGGCCTGCTTCAGGAAGCCGCGGTGCTCTTGGGCTACCTGCTCAAACGAGCGCCGCAAAAAAGCCTGGTCAGGCGCTATGCCAGGGCACTGGAGCGTGCGGGCGAAACCCGTCCCGTCATTCACTCACGCCTGCTGATGGGCTGGCCGATACTCTTGACGCTGCTGGACAACCCCGGCGTCCTGCGCTCGCCTGAGGGCCAGGAACTGGCCTGGCGCCTGCAGGTTGCACTCGGTATCGCCGAAGCCAGCCCCCAAGGCGCGCAGGTGTTTCTCGGCACCCAATGGCCGCGCAGCCTTGTCGCCACGCTGGTTGCGTTGGGACTCACCTCGGTCAAAGCGTTGGCGTGGAAGATAGCGGCGTTGTCGTGCCGTGCTTTTGCCCGCCCGCTGCTGCTTGGAAGTGAAGCCCACCGTGAAGCCTGAGTTCGATGTGATCATTGTCGGCAGCGGCCCGGCCGGGACTTCAGCGGCCTATCCGCTGGTCAAGGCGGGCCTGCGAGTGCTCATGGTCGATGCCCAGGCCAACAGCGCCTCACCGGCGCCGCCAACCCGGCCATTCCTCAGTGCCAGGGCCAACGACGCGCATCAGTGGAAATGGATGATCGGCGAAAACTTCCACGCCCTGGACCAACTGGACGCCGTATCGCCCAAGCTGAAGACGCCGACCCACGCCCATGTCTTCGAAGGGTTCAGCGCCGGCAATCGCATCGAGACCGAAAACTTTATCGGCATCGGCTCACTGGCCACCGGAGGCCTGTCCAATGCCTGGGGTTGCGGCGTGGCAACGCTGGGCGCCGGTGACTTTGCCGGGCTGCCCATCGATTATTCCGAGATGCGGGCGTCCTACGAAACGGTCGCGCGCCGGATCGGTATCAGTGGCCGGCTCAACGACGATCTCTCCAGCTACTTCGGTCTGGATGAGTGGTCGCAACCGCCCCTGCCGCTGGACAGCCTGCATCAGCGCTTGCTCGACCGCTACACCCGGCGCCGAGCAGTGTTTCCCGACCTGGGCTTTCGCCTTGGCCGTTCAAGAGTCGCCGCCTTGAGCCAGCCCCTTGAGGAGCGCAAGGCCTGCGATCTTTCTGGAAACTGCTTGTGGGGCTGTCACCACCAAGCCTTGTACAGCGCCTCGCAAGAGCTGAGCAAACTCAAGCAATACCCTGGGTTCCAGCACGTCCAGAATTTCCTGGTGGAGGATCTGCTGAAACAAGACGACGCATGGACCATCACCGATCATCGCTCCGCCCGGCGCTTGCGCGGTGCGCGCCTGTTGTTGGCGGCGGGCACACTGGCCTCGACCCGGCTCGTCCTCAAGTGCCTGAACCATTCCGCACCGGTACCGCTGCTGTCATCGCCGACGGCGGCCTTCCTGTTATGGCTGCCAAGAATGCTCGGCACCCCGAGAGTGCCGGTATTTGGCCTGGGCCAGCTCTCGTTCACCCTGGAGTTGACGCCCGGCACCACGGCGTTCGGTTCGACGTTCAGCACCACGGGCTTGCCCATGACCGAGTTCGTCAGCCGGATTCCCATAAGCAAACGCTACAGCATCGAATGGCTGAGGAACCTGCTCAGCGCGTGCGTCGTCGGCAATGTCTTCCTTCCCGGGCAGTTGTCCAGCAATACGGCGCTGCTGCGCCCCGACGGGTCCTTGAGCATCACCGGCCAAGTGCATCCCGAGCTCCCCGGGGTGATGAAAGCCGCCGAGACCAGGCTGCGCCGGATCTATTGGAAGATGGGCGCGCTGTTGATGCCCATGAGTTTCACCGTCGGCCGACCGGGAGCAGATATCCACTATGCGGGAACCCTACCCATGCACTCGATGCCGAAGATTGGCCAGACCGATCGCCTTGGCCAGGTCGCAGGCCTCGACGGCGTGCATGTCGTCGACGGCGCCTGTCTGCCCAGCCTTACCGAGAAATCGCACACGTTGACCCTGATGGCCAACGCGGACCGGATAGCACGCTCTCTGACAACAATGATAGGAAATCAGCAGTCATGACCCACAAGGTACTCTGCATCGTCGGTACACGCCCCGAAGCCATCAAGATGGCCCCGGTGATCAATGCCCTCAAGGCCGAGAAAAACATCGAGTGCCGGGTGCTCGCCACCGCCCAGCACCGCGGCCTGCTGGACCAGATACTGAAGGGCTTTGCGATCAATGCCGACCTCGACCTGGACATCATGCGTCCCAACCAGTCTCTGGCAGCCCTGACCTCACGCCTGCTGCGTGAACTCGACGGCGTTCTGCAAGCCGAGGAACCGGATGTCGTACTGGCTCAAGGTGACACGACCACCGTCATGAGTGCCGCACTGGCGTGTTTCTACCTGCGAATTCCCTTCGGCCATGTCGAAGCGGGCCTGCGTACCGGGGACCTGTACAATCCGTTCCCCGAAGAGGCCAACCGGGTGATCGCCGGCAAGCTGGCCCGCTGGCATTTCGCGCCGACCCAGGGCGCCGTGGCTAACCTGCTGGGCGAAGGTGTTGCCGCCAGTGATATCACCCTGACCGGCAACACCGTCATCGATGCCTTGCTGATGACCGCGGCACAGGACTCAGCCCTGACCGTCCCACTCGATGCGCACAGACGCATGGTGCTGGTGACCTGCCATCGTCGGGAAAACTTCGGCGAACCGTTCCAGGATATCTGCCAGGCACTCAAGTGCCTGGCCGAACGGAACCCGGACATCCAGATCCTCTATCCCGTCCACCCCAACCCCAACGTCAAGGACGTCGCGCATCAGTTGCTCGGCCGAACCCCGAACATCATCCTCTGCGCACCGCTGGACTACGCTCCGTTTGTCGCGGCAATCAAGCGCTCATACCTGATCATCAGCGATTCCGGGGGCGTGCAGGAAGAAGCCCCTGCCCTGGGTAAACCGGTACTGGTACTCAGGACAGAAACCGAACGCCCCGAAGCGGTCGACCTCGGCGTGGTCAAGTTGGTGGGCGCCAATCGGGACACCATTGTTGAACAGGCACAGCATCTCCTGGATGACCCATAGGCCTATCAGGGCATGGCGCGGGGCGTTTCCCCCTACGGCGACGGCAGGGCCGCAGCGCGTATTGCCGACGTCCTGCGCCAGCACCTTCAGTCATGAGAATGATCTACCTGTCCCCGGTGCCATGGGCCAGTTTCAGCCAGCGCCCCCATCATTTCGTCAACTGGTATCACCAGCAGACTGGCGCACAGGTGCTCTGGATCGACCCCTACCCGACGCGCTTGCCCACGTTGAACGACATCAGGTCCAAGCCGCCTGTTGCCGATCAGCACAGCGTCACCGTTCCCCCCTGGTTGCACGTTTGCAAACCCCGGAGCCTGCCCATTGAGCCGCTTCCAGGCTCGGCAATGCTGCTCAAGCGACTGTGGCGCAACCTGTTCAAGGAGACTGCGGCTTTTGCCGCCGCCGGCCCCTGCCTGATAGGTGTCGGAAAACCTTCCGAACTGGCCTTGCAACTGCTGGCGCGCATGCCTGCAAGCCCTGCCGTCTACGACGCGATGGATGATTTCCCGGCCTTTTATCAGGGCCTGTCACGCCGGTCCATGGAGCGTCGCCAGGCGCAGCTTATTCGACGGGTAGACAGAGTGCTGGCCTCCTCCAGCCACCTGCGCAATAAACTCCTGGGCATGACCGACCAGGTAGAACTGGCTCTCAATGCCTGTGATGTGCACGGACTTGCGCCAGTTGAAAGCCCGGACCTGAGCGCCAAACAACCGGTGCTTGGTTATGTCGGCACCCTGGGTCGCTGGTTCGACTGGGACCTGGTCACCGCGCTGGCCCAGGCCAACCCTGGACACCGGATCCGGCTGATCGGCCCCGTCTTCACACCGGCGCCCTGCGTATTGCCTGCCAACATCGAGCTGCTACCCGAGTGTTCCCATGCCGATGCAATGACGGCCATGGCAACGTTTTCGGTAGGCCTGATTCCGTTCAAGCTCAACCGCCTGACTGCCTCGGTCGACCCGATCAAATACTACGAGTACCGGGCCCTCGGCCTGCCTGTCATCTCGACCCGCTTCGGTGAAATGGCCCTGCGCGACCGTGAGCCGGGCGTCTGGATCGTGGATCAAGGCACTGACCTGCGCAACACCGTCGCTGCAGCGCTCGCCAGTCAAAGCGACCATGCAACCGTTCAGCAATTTCGTCAGGCGCATCTCTGGGCCAAGCGTTTTTCGGCGGTAGACCTCATGCCTGCCGCATTGGAGAAACCAGAAGTCTGGTAAATCATCCGGCAGCCACAAAACTCCGCTGCAGGTCCTCGATCAACACCTCGACATCCTCCAACCCCACATGCAAGCGCACCACCGGGTTCAACGCCCGATCCTCGGCGCTTTGCCGATCCTGGGTATCGGCAACGGTCACCAGACTCTCGAACCCACCCCAGGACGCCCCCAACCCGAACACCTGCAACGCATCGATAAAGCGCTCCAGGTACGCGTCGTCATTTTCGCGAAGCTCAAAAGACAGCAGTCCATTGCTGCCCTTGAAGTCCCGCAGCCATAAACCGTGACCGGGATGATCGGGCAACGCTGGGTGGAAGACCCGTTTCACCTGCGGCTGCGCCTGCAACCAATGGGCGATTGCCAGTGCCTGACGCTCATGGGCGTCGAGGCGTGGCGCCAGGGTGCGTACGCCGCGCAGGACCAGATAGGCGTCGTCGGGGCTGACGGTATTGCCGAAGGTGTCGCTCATGGCCGCCAGTGCTGGCCAAACCTCCTGGCGCGTGCAGACGCTGCCCATGACCACGTCGCTGTGGCCGCTCAGGTATTTGGTCAGGGCCATGATCGAGATGTCTGCGCCCAACGCCAGCGGCCGGTACAGCACGCCCGAACCCCAGGTATTGTCCACGGCCAGGAGGATGCCGCGCGGCTTGCAGAGCGCGGCGATGGCCGGCAAGTCGCAGAGCTCGTACAGCAATGAGCCGGGCACTTCGGTGTAGACCATCCGGGTGTTGGCTTGCAGCCGTCCGGGCAGATCACTGCCATCGGGGGTGAAATAGCCGACTTCTACGCCGAAGGCTTCGAGGAAATCCCGGGCCACGCGGCGTACCGGCGCATACACCGCATCGGTGATCAGCACATGATCGCCGGGCCGCAGGTAGGCCAGGAAGGTTTGCGCCACGGCAGCCAACCCGGTACCGAACAGCCGGGTGCGGTAGCCGCCCTCCAGTTCGGTGACGAGGTCTTCGAGGGCGAAGGCGGTCGGGTTGCCGCGAGCGCCATAGGTCAGCACTCGCTCGCTGTCGCGCCGGGAACGGGCGTCACGCATCTGTGCGAGGTTGTCGAACAACACCGTGCTCAAGCGACTGACCGGCACGTTGACGGTCCGGGCACCGGTGCCCTTTTCGCTGCGCGCGCCATGGACCAGACGGGTGCGAAGCCGCGCATCGACAGCGCTTTGAGGCGGGCCCTGCAGCGGGTTGAGGCTGGCGATCTCCGCTTCGTTCATCTGCGCCAGCAAGCCGATTTCCCACGCCAGGTACTGGCGCGCCGCGTCCTTGTTTCCGGAATGGCGGTCGTGGGTGAAAAACAGGAAATCAATGCACTGTTCGTCCGGCAACGTGTCGACGCCTTCTCGTAGCGCCAGGCCGGCCGAGCGCCACGCATCGACCCCGCCAGCGAGCCAATGAACGTCGGTTCGCGATAGCTCCAGCGCCGCCAAGGCCGCGAGCCGAGGATCATCGGCGACCAGCACCAGCGGCCGCCGCTCGCCCGCCAGCGCACCGGCCAGCAAGGGTCGGATCGACCAGCGCGCCCCGGCAATGTGACCTTTGCGATACGCGCTGCTCGAACGCAGGTCGATCAGCGCCACCGCGTCATCCCTCAGGGCATCCGCCACGGCCTGCGCGCTGATCCCGGGCAGTTCCGCAGGCGCGAAGACGGCTGGAAGCGGTAACGCCAGGCCACTGCTCAATCCGCCCGACAATACAAAAGCTTCATGCCCGAGCTGCCGCAGCCAACTGGCGATGATCGGTGCACGCACGCCGTCATCGTCAAACAGCACCACCCGCGCCTGACGAACGCCCACATACAGATCGGTGGATTGAATCAACTGTCCGCCCGGCGTGTGCTGCGCGCCCGGCAATGTACCGGCGGCAAACTCCTCGGCGGTGCGCACATCGCAGAGAAACAGGCTGCGCCCGGCCTCTGCCGCCCACCGCTCGACCTGGGCAGCGCCGACCGTAGGCACTCCGGCCCAATCGGCCAGGCGTGTTGCCGCCAGACGCTGCGTAGACAACGTGGCGCTCGACACCTGGTCGGCATAACGCCGTTGGCTGCCGTGCTCCAGGTGAAAATCTTCCAGATGCCAGCCCTGCGTGCCGTTCTCCAGCGCATAGATCGGATTTTTCAGACCGAGGTCGATCAGCGTCTGGGCGCCGATGATGCTGCGGGTCCGGCCGGCGCAATTGATCACGATGGGGGTGTGCTTGTCCGGCACCAGATCATGCACGCGGTACCCCAGTTCGCCATTCGGGCAGCAGATCGACCCGGGAATGGTCATCTTGCGATACTCCTCCAAGGGCCGGCCGTCGAGTATCACCAGCGGCTCACCCCGCGCCTGCCATTGCGCCAGTTGGCGGGCGCTGACGTGAGGCGTATGACGGACCGCCTCCACCTGCTCGCCGAAAGCCTTCGACGGCACATGCACGCCAGCGAACAGCTGATAGCCAGCGGCCTGCCAACCGTCGGCGCCACCCTCCAGGACGTGCACGTTGGCGTAGCCCAGCGCGTGCAGGCGCTGCGCCGCGCGTGTCGCCAGGTCTCCGCCATCCTGGTCATGGAGCACCAACCGGACCTGAAGGTTCGGCGCCAGCCGTCGAACCTCCAGCTCCAGGCGGCTATAGGGCAGGTTCACCCCGAAAAACAGATGGGCTTCGCCGTACTGGCCGTGCTCACGCACGTCAAACAGGGCGATTTCCTGCCCGTCGAACAACCACTGCTGCAGTTGCTGGGGAGTCAAGGTCTGGCTCATGGGAGTCCCGCTGGAAAAATTTAAAGACTGGAAGGCAAGAGGCTGTCAGGCATAGGCCTTGATCGACGGCGCCATCTGCGAGGCGTTGTAATTGAGGATTCGCCCATCGGCTTCGACGCCGTAACGGCCGTTGAGCGACTCCAGCGGCAGGCCATAAAGATGGAAATGCAGGGTCGGTTGCTCGCCTGCGACCCGAATGCCATGCAGGTCCTCGCCGAGGAAGGCGATGGAGGTTCCGGGCTGTACGATCACTTCCTTTTCCAAGTACAGCGTGGTGAATCCGGGCTCCCGTCCTTCGTCATCGCGTTGATAGACGTAGTTGATTTCCTGGCCTTCGATGGCGCTGATGATGGCCCAAGTCTCATGGTTGTGAGGGATAGTGCTCTTGCCCGGCAGCAACGAGTTCAGGTACAGCGTCGGGGTGTCGCCGTCATCGTTGAGACGATAGCGAAACGCGCTGCTGCCCTGCCCCGGCTGCGGCGCCGGGAACGCCTCGAAATTGAACAGATCGCGGCGTTCCGCCAGGCCTTCCAGCAGCATGACGATCTGCTTGAGCGCGGCGCGGTCGACGCCACGCTGATGGATGACGCGCACTTGCTTGAGGAAGTCCTCGATGACATCGGCACGGTTACGGGTGTTCATGGCAGGTTCCTTTTCAGACGGACAGGCTGTAGCGGCTCAGGTTGGTCAACAGATACGGATCGTCCCGGGCGAGGGGCGGCCGTCGCCCAGGGTCGCCCAAGGCGTGGCGCAGGAATTCGCGGGTGCGCTCGCTGGTGGGCTGCTGGAAGACCTGGGCGGCGCTTCCGTGCTCGACGATCACGCCGTTCTCGGTGAAATAGACGACGTCGCTGATCTCTTCGGCGAAGCGCATTTCATGGGTCACCAGCACGCAGGTCATGCCCTCCTCGGTCAGCTCGCGAATCACCGTCAACACTTCGCCGACGGTTTCCGGATCCAGGGCCGAGGTCACTTCATCGAACAGGATCAGCTCCGGGCGCATCGCCAGCGCGCGGGCGATCGCCACGCGTTGCTGCTGTCCGCCCGAGAGTTGCCCCGGATAGGCGTCTGCCTTGTGCTCCATGCGCACCTTGGCGAGCAAGGCCCGCGCATCCTTTTCGGCATCGCTGCGGTTGCGGCCGAGCACCTTGCGCGGAGCGATCACCAGGTTCTCCAATACCGACAGGTGCGGGAACAGGTTGTACTGCTGGAACACGAACCCGACGCGCTTGCGCAATTCGATGCGCTGGGCCTCCTGGGCCAGTGTATGGACCTCGGTGGCACCGACACGGATGCGGCCACGCTGGGGCTGCAACAGCCCGGTGATACAACGCAGGATCGTCGATTTGCCCGAGCCGGAGGGCCCGATGATCGACACGGCTTCGCCACGGCGAACGTCCAGGTCGATGCCCTTGAGCACCGGGTTGCTGCCGAACGACAGGTGCAGGTCGCGCAGGCTGACGAGGGGCTCGGCGACGGTTTCAGTAGAAGGCATAACGTCGCTCCAGGTATTGGGTAAGACGGGAAATCGGGTAGCAGTAGGTAAAGAACAGCACCAGCAGGCTCAGGTAGATCACCACGGTGAAACCCGTCAGGTTCACGGTGTTGCTGGCGATCTGCGCGGTGTCGATCACGTCATGCACGCCCACCAGCGAGGCCAGCGCCGTGCCCATGGTGATCACCGCATAAAGGTTCATCCACGGCGGCAACATGCGCTTGAAGCACTGGGGCAGGATGATCGAGCGAAAAATCTGCCCACGGGTGAACGCCAGGGAACGCGCGGCCTCCCATTGGGTGCTGGGGATCGAGGCGATGGCGCCACGGAAGATTTCCGCGACATTCGCGCTGGCCGGCAGGGCCAGGCCCAGGGTCACCTTGACCCAGTCGGGAAACGCGACATAGGCCGTGCCGATGCGAATCTCGAACGGGAACACATAGGTGGTGAAATAGATCAGCACCAGCCAGGGCGCATTACGA includes:
- a CDS encoding amino acid ABC transporter permease; this encodes MAIDSSAVLPLAWPRRHLGKLLLGLGALCWLAYLAPNSTVLKALWQWSPALVAGFGQNILISLVATGLGSVMGLLVGAMVLSPLRLLRWPARIWVQVFRNAPWLVLIYFTTYVFPFEIRIGTAYVAFPDWVKVTLGLALPASANVAEIFRGAIASIPSTQWEAARSLAFTRGQIFRSIILPQCFKRMLPPWMNLYAVITMGTALASLVGVHDVIDTAQIASNTVNLTGFTVVIYLSLLVLFFTYCYPISRLTQYLERRYAFY